A region from the Rhodopseudomonas julia genome encodes:
- a CDS encoding A24 family peptidase, which yields MSAIALLKYAVLLLFPLLMTYAGIMDLLTFKIRNVLVLGLLLLWLIAAPLAGFTLHEMGLSLAVGLATFCVTFAFFAAGWIGGGDAKLASVAALWFGWHDALPYFALASVLGGMLTLVVLQLRMGHIPFPNYWPACLSRFRDGESGVPYGVAFAAAALILFHQTEWVLRLA from the coding sequence GTGTCTGCAATCGCGCTTCTGAAGTACGCCGTTCTGCTTCTCTTCCCACTGTTGATGACCTATGCGGGCATCATGGATTTGTTGACGTTTAAAATTCGCAACGTCCTGGTCCTAGGCCTCCTCCTCCTGTGGCTCATTGCTGCTCCGCTTGCCGGTTTCACACTGCATGAAATGGGGCTGAGCCTCGCCGTTGGGCTTGCCACCTTTTGCGTGACCTTCGCTTTTTTTGCCGCCGGCTGGATCGGCGGCGGGGACGCCAAGCTTGCCAGCGTGGCGGCCTTATGGTTCGGCTGGCATGACGCGCTCCCGTATTTTGCGCTGGCCTCCGTGCTCGGCGGTATGCTGACGCTCGTTGTGCTCCAGTTGCGAATGGGCCACATCCCATTTCCCAATTATTGGCCGGCCTGTCTCAGCCGTTTCCGCGACGGGGAGAGCGGCGTGCCCTATGGTGTGGCTTTTGCTGCGGCGGCCTTGATCTTGTTTCATCAGACCGAATGGGTCCTGCGCCTCGCATGA
- the cpaB gene encoding Flp pilus assembly protein CpaB: MAPIRLIVLVVALLAGGAAAYLALNLDSGPINEPAATPAPQVAMRDILVASADLPQGTALSGSNMRWQPWPEDSINPAFIEKTARPEAIEKLSGVVVRNQFLDGEPIREGKLATAESGFMSAILPEGQRAVAVRVSAENAAGGFVLPNDRVDILLTFSEEGGESRSQVTRTILRNIRVLAIDQTVQEREGEPVVIGKTATLEVTPREAEVVTAAEGSGTLSLALRSMADADNPDTAIDRNRSSTVKVIRFGDEQLVKTQ; encoded by the coding sequence ATGGCCCCAATCCGATTGATCGTCCTGGTCGTTGCCCTCCTTGCTGGAGGTGCGGCCGCCTATCTGGCGCTCAACCTCGATAGCGGGCCGATAAACGAGCCCGCCGCCACGCCGGCTCCGCAGGTCGCGATGCGTGACATCCTGGTCGCCTCCGCCGATCTCCCGCAGGGGACAGCCCTCAGTGGCTCGAACATGCGTTGGCAGCCCTGGCCGGAAGACAGCATCAACCCTGCCTTCATCGAGAAGACGGCGCGGCCGGAAGCGATCGAAAAGCTCTCCGGTGTCGTCGTCCGCAATCAATTTCTTGATGGCGAACCGATCCGCGAAGGCAAGCTCGCCACTGCCGAGTCCGGCTTCATGTCCGCGATCCTGCCGGAAGGACAGCGTGCCGTCGCCGTTCGGGTTTCGGCCGAAAATGCGGCCGGCGGTTTCGTCCTTCCGAACGACCGGGTCGATATTCTTCTGACCTTCTCCGAAGAGGGCGGCGAATCTCGCAGTCAGGTTACCCGCACGATCCTGCGCAATATCCGCGTCCTGGCCATCGATCAGACCGTGCAGGAGCGTGAGGGCGAGCCGGTCGTCATCGGCAAGACGGCGACATTGGAAGTGACCCCGCGCGAAGCCGAAGTCGTGACGGCTGCGGAAGGCAGCGGAACATTGTCGCTCGCCCTGCGGAGCATGGCGGACGCCGACAACCCCGATACGGCGATCGACCGCAACCGTTCGAGCACGGTCAAGGTGATCCGCTTCGGCGACGAACAGCTGGTGAAGACACAATGA